A single genomic interval of Hydractinia symbiolongicarpus strain clone_291-10 chromosome 8, HSymV2.1, whole genome shotgun sequence harbors:
- the LOC130654552 gene encoding excitatory amino acid transporter-like, which yields MDEQKHLQSSGMFARYVDVGKGSLEKIQKAWKKEKQVILIILAVVFGVMVGLLSNEQIQNTSEPARSHILLFLGFPGEIFMRMMKLLILPLIVTSLIVGLAELDRKSSGILGRRALLYYLSTTALAVALGIVLVMAIQPGNQVEQLEISKTKRIKARTMDTILDLFRNMFPENLVQACFQRMQTTSVLVKANVRNESVLTGINSSYRFQSGTSVTTRYNSSHNITYVENFDMVEIAGKRVHRAGTNILGIVFISITLGIVLSGMRAKGKEFIAWFSTLNDVIMKLVSAVMWYSPIGIWSLLASQFASMHDVTGTFESLGLYLGTILTGLIIHSCLFLPLIYFVFTRDNVLNFYKGIFKALLTAFGTGSSSATLPVTLSCLEENIKIDKRVTRFILPVGATINMDGTALYEAVTAIYIAQATNYDLDFGQYIAISLIAILASIGAAGIPQAGLITMLVVLQTVGLPIESLTLIISVDWFLDRVRTVVNVIGDCIGAGIIAHLSQDDLSKINVLKEFDEHVESLELGMRNRSFVNSFHTLNIHDD from the coding sequence ATGGACGAGCAAAAACACTTGCAATCAAGCGGGATGTTTGCGAGATACGTTGACGTGGGAAAAGGAAGCTTAGAGAAGATTCAAAAAGcatggaaaaaagaaaaacaggtcATTTTAATCATTCTTGCTGTTGTTTTTGGAGTTATGGTAGGATTGCTGTCTAATGAGCAGATCCAAAACACAAGCGAACCTGCGAGATCACACATTCTACTCTTTCTCGGCTTTCCTGGTGAAATATTTATGAGGATGATGAAGCTGCTAATTCTACCTCTAATTGTAACGAGTTTAATCGTAGGATTAGCTGAACTCGATCGGAAATCCTCTGGCATTCTAGGAAGACGAGCTCTGCTGTACTATCTCAGTACAACTGCTTTAGCGGTTGCACTTGGGATTGTACTGGTAATGGCGATTCAACCGGGAAATCAAGTCGAACAACTTGAAATTTCGAAAACAAAACGGATTAAGGCAAGAACAATGGACACGATATTGGACTTATTCAGAAATATGTTCCCTGAAAATCTAGTTCAAGCCTGTTTCCAAAGGATGCAAACCACTTCTGTTCTCGTGAAAGCCAATGTAAGAAACGAAAGTGTTCTTACTGGCATTAATTCCTCATACAGATTTCAAAGTGGTACCTCAGTTACCACAAGGTACAACTCCTCTCATAATATAACATATGTGGAGAATTTTGATATGGTAGAAATAGCCGGAAAGCGTGTGCATCGTGCCGGTACAAATATTCTTGGAATCGTTTTTATCTCGATTACACTTGGAATTGTCTTGAGTGGAATGAGAGCGAAGGGAAAAGAATTTATCGCTTGGTTCAGCAcgcttaatgacgtcatcatgaAATTAGTTAGCGCTGTGATGTGGTATTCGCCAATTGGTATATGGAGCTTACTTGCAAGTCAATTTGCCTCCATGCATGACGTAACAGGGACGTTTGAAAGTCTTGGTTTATACTTAGGAACAattttgacaggattaataatTCATTCGTGCCTCTTCCTACCTCTTATTTACTTCGTCTTTACGCGAGATaatgttttaaacttttacaAAGGAATATTTAAAGCCTTGCTAACTGCATTTGGGACGGGATCCAGTTCTGCAACCTTACCAGTCACATTATCGTGTCTGGAAGAAAACATCAAAATAGATAAGAGAGTTACTAGGTTCATATTACCAGTAGGGGCCACGATCAACATGGATGGAACTGCCTTATACGAAGCTGTGACAGCTATATACATTGCGCAAGCAACAAATTATGACTTGGATTTTGGACAGTACATTGCAATAAGTTTGATTGCTATTCTAGCTTCAATTGGAGCTGCTGGAATCCCTCAAGCTGGATTGATAACTATGCTTGTCGTTCTGCAAACAGTCGGACTGCCCATTGAATCACTGACTTTAATAATATCTGTTGACTGGTTTCTTGATCGAGTGCGAACAGTAGTAAATGTTATAGGAGATTGTATCGGCGCCGGCATTATTGCTCACCTAAGTCAAGATGATCTCagcaaaataaatgttttaaaggaGTTTGATGAACACGTTGAATCGCTTGAACTTGGTATGAGGAACCGAAGTTTTGTAAACAGTTTTCATACGCTGAATATACATGACGATtaa
- the LOC130654554 gene encoding rab-like protein 2A: MAEKRNVDKNKTVNMEKSERVKVICLGDSAVGKSKLVERFLMDGYKPQQLSTYALTLFKYFTKIDDKDVNVEFWDTAGQERFSSMHPSYYHSAHACILVFDVTRKTTYKNLANWYKELREYRPEIPCILVANKIDVDYNVTKKSFNFSKKYHLPFYFVSASDGTNVVKVFREAIRLALNYKENATDFVDEVLKELENFEDMNLESKTPSSTSISPVSDPTSKREETDISK, encoded by the exons ATGGCAGAGAAGCGGAATGtggacaaaaacaaaacagtaaATATGGAGAAATCAGAGCGAGTGAAAGTAATATGCTTAGGTGATAGTGCTGTTGGAAAATCaaa gttaGTTGAACGTTTTTTAATGGATGGATA CAAACCACAGCAACTATCTACGTATGCACTCACACTGTtcaaatatttcacaaaaattgACGACAAAGATGTTAACGTTG aattcTGGGACACCGCTGGCCAGGAACGCTTTAGCAGTATGCACCCGTCATATTATCATTCTGCACATGCATGTATATTG gTATTTGATGTCACACGTAAAacaacatataaaaatttagccAATTGGTACAAGGAGTTGAGAGAATATCGTCCTGAAATACCTTGTATATTGGTGGCCAACAAAATAGATG ttGATTATAACGTAACgaagaaaagttttaatttctcCAAAAAGTATCATCTACCGTTTTATTTTGTATCTGCGTCAGATGGAACGAACGTTGTTAAA GTCTTTCGTGAAGCCATCCGCCTAGCACtaaattataaagaaaacgCAACAGACTTCGTTGACGAAGTACTTAAAGAACTAGAA AATTTTGAAGACATGAATTTGGAGAGTAAAACGCCGTCATCCACGTCAATATCACCGGTATCAGATCCAACGTCAAAAAGAGAGGAGACTGATATTagcaaataa